One genomic segment of Spirochaetales bacterium includes these proteins:
- a CDS encoding RluA family pseudouridine synthase: MSQNDFPITDNDEGRRVDRIVRKMFPSFPLSMIYRLIRKGSITLNHHKTKPGKIAAKGDILTLDQSLADKYRDEKPRKCISENTGERLKEELRPLILFEDNHILVINKPPGLLVHGPDSLEQRVSAYFASETDTSLSFTPGPAHRLDRNTSGVILFSKSIRGARSLSEAFHNGRIIKVYIGCFEGIIENEIYWEDILARDSRNMTTKAGIHDRGKKAVTRIIPVKAAGEKTLAVCVLLTGVTHQIRSQAAIHGHPLFCDRKYGSRERTGRYILHAAGLSFFPEHPLFGGRLFTASLPGQTAARLTLIFGTSPLASAAGLVGTICQNCMKKGSCQ; encoded by the coding sequence ATGAGTCAAAATGATTTCCCTATTACAGACAATGATGAAGGCCGGCGTGTCGACAGAATCGTCAGGAAAATGTTTCCGTCCTTCCCACTGAGCATGATTTATCGCCTCATACGAAAGGGTTCGATCACGCTTAATCATCATAAGACAAAGCCGGGAAAAATCGCCGCAAAGGGTGATATCCTCACACTCGACCAATCCCTTGCCGATAAATACCGGGACGAAAAACCTCGTAAGTGTATATCCGAAAACACCGGTGAGCGGCTAAAAGAGGAATTACGGCCGCTCATCCTTTTCGAAGACAATCATATCCTTGTGATCAATAAACCCCCCGGGCTTCTCGTCCATGGCCCGGATTCACTCGAACAACGGGTGAGCGCTTATTTCGCTTCGGAAACCGATACCTCCCTCTCATTTACACCCGGCCCCGCCCATCGCCTTGACAGAAACACATCGGGTGTCATCCTCTTTTCAAAATCGATTCGGGGCGCGAGATCCCTCTCCGAAGCCTTTCATAACGGGCGTATCATAAAAGTGTACATCGGTTGTTTTGAAGGTATTATTGAAAATGAAATATACTGGGAAGATATCCTGGCCAGGGACAGCCGGAATATGACGACAAAAGCGGGTATTCACGACCGCGGGAAAAAGGCGGTAACGAGGATCATCCCCGTCAAAGCGGCCGGAGAAAAAACTCTTGCCGTTTGTGTGCTGCTAACGGGAGTAACGCACCAGATCAGGTCGCAGGCGGCCATACACGGCCACCCCCTCTTCTGTGACAGGAAATACGGAAGCAGGGAACGGACCGGCCGCTATATCCTTCATGCAGCCGGCCTGTCCTTTTTTCCCGAACACCCGCTTTTCGGCGGCCGCCTTTTCACCGCTTCCCTCCCCGGGCAGACGGCCGCGCGACTCACGCTGATTTTCGGAACATCCCCCCTCGCATCAGCCGCGGGGCTTGTCGGAACCATCTGTCAAAACTGCATGAAGAAAGGATCCTGTCAATGA